In Chlamydia serpentis, the following are encoded in one genomic region:
- the dnaG gene encoding DNA primase: protein MYTEDSLDNLRHSIDIVEVLSEHIHLKRVGATYKACCPFHTEKTPSFIVNPTGAHYHCFGCGAHGDAIAFLMQHLGYSFTESVLILAKKFQVDLVLQPKDSGFTPPSQGFKEELRQINREAETFFRYCLYHLPEGRHALQYLYQRGFSPDTIDRFHLGYGPEQSLFVQAMQERKISQEQLDTAGFFGNKWFLFSRRIVFPVYDALGHTIGFSSRRFLENSHGGKYVNTPETALFKKSRILFGLNFSRRRIVKEKKVILVEGQADCLQMIDFGFNCTVAAQGTAFTEEHAKELGKLGVLKIFLLFDGDEAGNKAALRVGDLCQTAGMSVFVSKLPEGHDPDSFLMQRGSSALMNLLEQSEDYLTFLISEKISSYSKFGPREKALVVEETIRQIKRWGSPVLIYEHLRQLASLMTIPEDMVLLLANPEGKITTKQISTKQKVPKIDPDTVIETDVLRCMLFSGSNRKILYTAQYYLVSGDFKHSECQQLFAFMISYYEQYQKNVPIDEALRLLSDSVILQLLTKRRLNTEVLDTVFVQALQKMADRKWKEHCQPLSYSHDVQNKKLEILEDYVQLRKDRRRIILLDPEKTVLS, encoded by the coding sequence ATGTATACCGAAGATAGCTTAGATAATCTGAGACACAGTATAGATATTGTGGAGGTTCTTTCAGAACATATCCACTTGAAGCGAGTAGGTGCAACATACAAGGCGTGTTGTCCTTTTCATACAGAAAAGACACCTTCGTTCATTGTCAACCCTACAGGAGCTCATTACCATTGCTTTGGGTGTGGAGCCCATGGAGATGCAATTGCCTTTTTAATGCAGCATTTAGGGTATTCTTTTACAGAATCTGTTCTGATATTAGCTAAAAAATTTCAAGTGGACCTGGTTCTTCAGCCAAAAGATTCTGGATTTACTCCTCCTTCTCAGGGATTTAAGGAAGAATTACGTCAAATCAACAGAGAAGCTGAAACCTTTTTTCGCTATTGTTTGTATCATCTTCCTGAAGGGAGACATGCTTTGCAGTATTTATATCAACGAGGATTTTCCCCGGATACTATAGATCGATTTCATTTAGGATATGGACCCGAACAGTCTCTTTTTGTCCAAGCAATGCAAGAAAGGAAAATCTCTCAAGAACAATTAGATACGGCAGGGTTTTTCGGTAATAAATGGTTTTTGTTTTCCCGAAGAATTGTCTTTCCTGTCTATGATGCTTTAGGACATACTATTGGATTTTCTTCTAGGAGGTTCCTAGAGAACTCTCACGGAGGAAAATATGTGAATACCCCAGAAACCGCTCTATTCAAAAAATCTAGGATTCTTTTCGGATTGAACTTTTCTCGTAGAAGAATAGTAAAAGAAAAGAAGGTAATCTTAGTAGAAGGACAAGCCGATTGCCTACAAATGATAGACTTTGGGTTTAATTGTACAGTAGCCGCTCAAGGAACAGCATTCACTGAAGAACATGCTAAAGAGTTGGGTAAATTAGGTGTATTAAAAATTTTCTTACTATTTGATGGTGATGAAGCAGGAAACAAAGCAGCACTACGTGTTGGCGATCTTTGTCAAACTGCTGGAATGTCAGTATTTGTATCTAAGCTACCTGAGGGCCATGACCCCGACTCCTTCCTTATGCAAAGAGGAAGCTCCGCACTTATGAATCTGCTAGAACAAAGTGAAGACTACCTTACGTTTTTGATCAGTGAAAAAATTAGTTCCTACTCTAAATTTGGTCCAAGAGAAAAAGCCCTTGTAGTTGAAGAAACTATTCGTCAGATCAAACGCTGGGGTAGCCCTGTTCTTATCTATGAACATTTAAGGCAGCTAGCCTCTTTGATGACAATTCCTGAAGATATGGTATTGTTGTTAGCAAACCCTGAGGGGAAAATCACAACAAAGCAAATTTCAACAAAACAAAAAGTTCCTAAAATTGACCCAGATACTGTCATAGAAACAGATGTGTTACGATGTATGCTCTTTTCTGGATCAAACAGAAAAATTCTTTATACTGCACAATATTACCTTGTTTCTGGCGATTTTAAACATTCTGAATGCCAACAGTTATTTGCCTTCATGATTTCTTATTATGAGCAGTATCAGAAAAATGTTCCTATTGATGAGGCTCTTCGATTGCTTTCTGACTCTGTAATACTTCAACTATTAACAAAACGTCGCTTAAATACAGAAGTCTTAGATACGGTTTTTGTGCAGGCTCTGCAGAAAATGGCGGATAGGAAGTGGAAAGAACACTGCCAACCCCTGTCTTATAGCCATGATGTTCAAAATAAAAAACTTGAAATTTTGGAAGATTATGTCCAGTTGCGTAAGGATAGAAGAAGGATTATATTGTTAGATCCTGAAAAAACGGTACTTTCCTAA
- the pth gene encoding aminoacyl-tRNA hydrolase — MAKLVVAIGNPGREYENTRHNLGFLLADRLVKEFKGSPFQLLSKCHALVSLIDSSFGTLIFIKPMTFVNLSGKSVSLAKKYFNIDLGHVLVLVDDVNRSFGKLRLCFNGGSGGHNGIKSITTSLGSSEYWQLRCGLGRPSEEGTELSDFVLGKFSEEENLQLNSVFIEATTLFNQWCSEFETA, encoded by the coding sequence ATGGCTAAGCTGGTTGTAGCTATAGGAAACCCAGGACGTGAATATGAAAATACTCGACATAACTTAGGGTTCTTATTGGCGGATAGGTTGGTAAAAGAGTTTAAGGGCTCTCCGTTTCAACTTTTATCAAAATGTCATGCCTTAGTCTCTCTTATAGACTCTTCCTTTGGAACTTTGATTTTTATTAAGCCGATGACCTTTGTTAACTTAAGTGGTAAATCTGTAAGTTTGGCTAAAAAATATTTTAATATTGATCTTGGTCATGTCTTAGTTCTTGTTGATGATGTGAATCGTTCATTCGGAAAACTTCGTCTGTGTTTTAACGGAGGAAGTGGAGGGCATAATGGTATTAAAAGTATTACTACCAGCTTAGGTTCGAGTGAGTACTGGCAGTTGCGGTGTGGTTTGGGAAGACCCTCTGAAGAGGGAACAGAACTATCTGACTTTGTTTTGGGAAAATTCTCTGAAGAAGAGAATCTGCAACTGAATTCAGTATTTATTGAAGCAACTACCCTATTTAATCAGTGGTGCTCAGAATTTGAAACAGCTTAG
- the rpsF gene encoding 30S ribosomal protein S6, which translates to MGKKENQLYEGAYVFSVTLSEEARRKALDKVISGITNYGGEIHKIHDQGRKKLAYTIRGAREGYYYFIYFSVSPGVISELWKEYHLNEDLLRFMTLKADSIKEVLEFASLPE; encoded by the coding sequence ATGGGAAAAAAGGAAAATCAGCTTTACGAAGGCGCCTATGTGTTTAGCGTAACTCTTAGTGAAGAAGCTAGGCGTAAGGCTTTAGATAAGGTTATTTCGGGGATAACTAATTACGGCGGTGAAATTCACAAAATTCACGATCAAGGCCGTAAAAAGCTAGCGTATACCATTCGTGGAGCTAGGGAAGGCTATTATTATTTTATTTATTTTTCTGTCTCTCCTGGGGTCATTTCAGAGCTTTGGAAAGAGTATCATTTAAATGAGGATTTACTTCGCTTTATGACACTTAAAGCAGATTCTATAAAAGAAGTCCTAGAGTTCGCCTCTCTACCTGAATAA
- a CDS encoding glycine--tRNA ligase, with amino-acid sequence MSDQPLTLQSMIATILRFWSKQGCVIHQGYDLEVGAGTFNPATFLRALGPEPYKAAYVEPSRRPQDGRYGMHPNRLQNYHQLQVILKPVPENFLSLYLESLRAIGLDLCDHDIRFIHDDWENPTIGAWGLGWEVWLNGMEITQLTYFQAIGSKPLHSISGEITYGIERIAMYLQKKTSIYDVLWNDNLTYGEITQASEKSWSQYNFDCANTQMWFKHFEDFSQEALATLESGLPIPAYDFVIKASHAFNILDARGTISVTERTRYIGRIRQLARLVADNYVEWRASLNYPLLSLPLESKCIKASTSIAPCISDPEDVLLEIGSEELPATFVPIGIQQMESLASKILSDHNIVYDSLEVLATPRRLALFIKNVNPEVIQKACEKKGPALTALFASSGKVSHQGQQFFASQGFKISCYEDLSQYSQLVIRIINNAEYLFLLNPEVKLQTAEILMQEFPLIIQKIKFPKKMVWDNSGVEYPRPIRWLVALYGEQVLPITFGNVVATRNSFGHRQLDPRQISIPSAKDYVETLRKACVVVSQKERQMTIEQGLQAHSSSKVSAIYLPNLIEEVTFLSEHPFVSCGRFSEQFCGLPKELLIAEMVNHQKYFPIHETSSEAISNFFIVVCDNSPNDIIIEGNEKALTPRLSDGEFLFKQDLETPLATFVEKLKSVTYFEALGSLYDKVERLKAHQKTLCIFFPLAASEELNIAIQYCKADLVSAVVNEFPELQGIMGEYYLKSANLPNASAIAVREHLRHITMSEKISTVGALLSLLDRLDNLLSCFILGLKPTSSHDPYALRRQSLEILTLLSISRISIDLAALLDRLAEHFPMTIDSKVLDKTQIVAEILDFIWGRLKTFMNSLGFSKEEISVVLTDSVTKNPIEILDKVEALQLLKKEHPQHLSEIVITHNRLKKILSSLQFSITSYSTENFGNPEASFKRILDTFPNHPKETSVNAFLEYFISLSSLCNYIQNFLNTVHIASDDDTVRNLRISLLLSAMEKFSLCRWENL; translated from the coding sequence GTGTCAGATCAACCCCTCACTCTACAGTCTATGATTGCAACTATCTTGCGATTCTGGAGCAAGCAAGGGTGTGTTATTCATCAAGGATATGATTTAGAGGTTGGAGCTGGAACTTTCAATCCTGCAACATTCTTACGAGCATTAGGACCCGAACCCTATAAGGCTGCTTATGTAGAGCCCTCAAGACGTCCTCAAGATGGTCGGTACGGCATGCATCCTAATCGATTACAAAACTATCATCAACTTCAAGTCATTCTAAAACCAGTCCCTGAAAATTTCCTTTCTCTTTACCTAGAATCACTACGAGCTATTGGTTTAGATCTCTGTGATCATGATATTCGTTTTATTCATGACGATTGGGAAAATCCGACAATCGGAGCTTGGGGCTTAGGCTGGGAAGTATGGTTAAATGGTATGGAAATTACTCAGCTAACGTATTTCCAAGCAATTGGAAGTAAGCCTTTGCATAGTATTAGCGGAGAGATCACTTATGGCATCGAAAGAATTGCCATGTATTTACAAAAGAAAACTTCAATCTATGATGTCTTATGGAACGACAATCTAACTTACGGGGAAATTACACAAGCTTCCGAAAAATCATGGAGTCAATATAATTTCGATTGCGCAAATACTCAGATGTGGTTCAAGCATTTTGAAGACTTCTCTCAAGAAGCTTTAGCAACTCTTGAAAGTGGTCTCCCTATTCCTGCTTACGATTTTGTAATTAAAGCATCTCACGCCTTTAATATTCTGGATGCTCGAGGAACTATTTCTGTTACAGAGCGTACACGTTATATTGGTCGTATCCGTCAACTAGCTCGTTTAGTTGCCGATAACTATGTAGAGTGGCGAGCCTCTTTAAATTATCCTTTACTTAGTCTTCCCTTAGAATCTAAATGCATAAAAGCATCAACATCTATTGCACCTTGTATTTCGGATCCTGAGGATGTGTTATTAGAAATTGGTTCTGAGGAGCTTCCTGCAACTTTTGTTCCTATCGGAATACAACAAATGGAGTCATTGGCAAGTAAAATCCTTTCTGATCATAATATCGTTTATGATAGCTTAGAGGTGCTTGCTACTCCAAGACGATTAGCCCTATTTATCAAAAATGTAAATCCTGAGGTAATACAAAAAGCCTGTGAGAAAAAGGGGCCTGCGTTAACTGCACTATTTGCTTCTTCTGGGAAAGTTTCTCACCAGGGACAGCAATTTTTTGCTTCCCAAGGTTTCAAGATTTCTTGTTATGAAGATCTTTCTCAATACTCTCAACTTGTCATTCGTATAATCAATAATGCAGAGTATTTATTTTTACTAAATCCTGAAGTGAAATTACAAACTGCAGAAATCTTAATGCAAGAATTTCCCCTGATTATTCAGAAGATAAAGTTTCCTAAAAAGATGGTTTGGGATAACAGTGGGGTAGAATATCCTCGGCCTATACGTTGGTTAGTAGCTCTTTACGGTGAACAAGTCTTACCAATAACTTTCGGTAATGTAGTAGCTACAAGAAACTCTTTTGGACATCGTCAACTAGATCCCAGGCAGATTTCTATTCCCTCAGCAAAAGATTATGTAGAAACCTTAAGAAAAGCTTGTGTTGTAGTTTCACAAAAAGAGCGACAAATGACTATTGAACAAGGTCTACAAGCCCATAGTTCTTCTAAAGTTTCTGCAATCTATCTTCCTAATCTAATTGAGGAAGTTACGTTTCTATCGGAACATCCTTTTGTTTCCTGTGGACGATTTTCTGAACAATTTTGTGGTTTACCGAAAGAACTCCTTATTGCCGAGATGGTGAATCATCAGAAGTATTTTCCTATCCATGAGACTTCATCTGAAGCTATTTCAAATTTCTTTATTGTAGTGTGTGATAATTCTCCGAATGACATTATCATTGAAGGAAATGAAAAAGCTTTAACACCTCGTCTTTCTGATGGAGAATTTCTTTTCAAACAAGACTTAGAAACACCATTAGCTACTTTTGTTGAAAAGCTAAAATCTGTAACGTACTTTGAAGCTCTAGGTTCTCTGTACGATAAAGTAGAGCGTCTAAAAGCGCATCAAAAAACATTATGCATATTCTTCCCATTAGCAGCTTCCGAGGAACTTAATATTGCTATCCAATACTGTAAAGCAGATTTAGTCTCTGCTGTTGTCAATGAGTTTCCTGAACTCCAAGGGATCATGGGAGAATATTATCTCAAAAGTGCCAACCTTCCTAACGCCTCTGCTATTGCTGTGAGAGAGCACTTACGTCACATTACTATGAGTGAGAAAATCTCGACTGTAGGCGCCCTCCTCTCTCTTCTAGATCGTTTGGATAATCTGTTATCCTGCTTTATTTTAGGACTTAAACCTACATCTTCACACGATCCTTATGCATTACGTCGGCAATCTTTAGAGATTTTAACATTATTATCGATATCTCGAATCTCAATAGATCTTGCCGCTCTTTTAGACCGCTTAGCCGAGCATTTTCCTATGACTATCGACAGCAAAGTTTTGGATAAAACACAGATAGTTGCAGAGATCTTAGACTTTATTTGGGGTAGATTAAAAACATTTATGAATTCTCTGGGCTTTAGTAAGGAGGAAATTTCTGTTGTTCTTACAGATTCTGTCACTAAGAATCCTATCGAGATTTTAGACAAGGTAGAAGCTCTTCAGCTATTGAAAAAAGAACATCCTCAACATTTATCAGAGATAGTGATTACGCATAATCGGTTAAAGAAGATACTTTCCTCTTTGCAATTTTCTATAACATCTTATTCTACAGAGAATTTTGGTAATCCTGAAGCCAGTTTTAAACGAATTCTTGATACTTTCCCAAATCATCCTAAAGAAACTTCTGTTAATGCTTTTTTAGAATACTTTATATCTCTCAGCAGCCTTTGTAACTATATTCAAAATTTTCTAAATACTGTGCATATTGCTAGTGATGACGATACCGTTCGAAACTTAAGAATTTCGCTACTACTCTCTGCTATGGAGAAGTTTTCGCTCTGTCGGTGGGAAAATCTGTAG
- the rplI gene encoding 50S ribosomal protein L9 produces MKQQLLLLEDVDGLGRSGDLVVARPGYIRNYLIPKKKAIIAGAGTLRLQAKLKEQRLLQAASDKTESERIAQMLKDIVLEFQVRVDPDNNMYGSVTITDIIEKASKQNIFLVRKNFPHAHYAIKNLGKKSIPLKLKEEVTATLFVEVSSDSEYVTVLPQGKQTEETQKI; encoded by the coding sequence ATGAAACAACAGCTACTTTTACTTGAAGATGTTGATGGGTTAGGCCGTAGTGGTGATTTAGTCGTTGCTCGCCCTGGGTATATCCGTAACTATCTTATCCCCAAGAAAAAAGCTATTATTGCTGGTGCAGGGACTCTGCGTTTGCAAGCTAAACTTAAAGAACAACGTTTACTACAAGCAGCTTCTGATAAAACAGAGTCTGAGAGAATTGCTCAGATGCTCAAAGATATTGTTTTGGAATTCCAAGTCCGTGTTGACCCTGATAACAATATGTATGGATCTGTAACTATCACGGATATTATTGAAAAGGCCAGTAAACAGAATATTTTCTTAGTTCGCAAAAATTTTCCCCATGCTCACTATGCTATCAAGAATTTAGGGAAGAAAAGTATCCCTTTAAAACTCAAAGAAGAAGTAACCGCAACCCTATTTGTTGAGGTTAGCTCTGATAGTGAATACGTTACTGTTTTACCACAAGGAAAACAGACCGAAGAAACTCAAAAGATCTAA
- the pgsA gene encoding CDP-diacylglycerol--glycerol-3-phosphate 3-phosphatidyltransferase, which translates to MGLPNYITFSRLFITPIFMILYLKGKWFGITPVVLPYVLLILLAISELTDAIDGYVARKFSQVTDLGKLLDPMADSIYRISLYLTFTQPPVNLPLLLVFIFLARDSVISTLRTVCAFRGCVVAARASGKLKAILQGLSFFLILLAMIPHSLGIISDNGLELFASVMVSIIAVYSIASGIEYFWMNKNFLAQKSKIKDVEKNHESND; encoded by the coding sequence GTGGGACTACCTAATTATATAACTTTTTCCCGGCTATTTATTACACCTATTTTCATGATCCTTTATTTAAAAGGAAAATGGTTTGGAATCACTCCTGTGGTTCTGCCTTATGTGCTTCTCATCCTACTCGCGATCTCAGAATTAACAGATGCGATCGATGGTTATGTCGCGAGAAAGTTTTCGCAGGTTACAGATTTAGGTAAATTATTAGATCCTATGGCAGATAGTATCTATAGAATTTCTCTCTACCTTACTTTTACGCAACCTCCAGTAAACTTACCCTTACTACTCGTATTTATCTTTTTAGCCAGAGACTCTGTAATTAGTACTCTGCGAACGGTATGTGCCTTTCGTGGGTGTGTTGTCGCTGCAAGAGCTAGTGGAAAACTTAAAGCCATATTACAAGGACTAAGCTTTTTCTTAATTCTTTTAGCAATGATCCCTCATTCCCTAGGGATTATATCTGATAACGGATTGGAACTCTTTGCTTCAGTTATGGTTTCAATAATAGCTGTTTATTCTATAGCTTCAGGAATAGAATATTTCTGGATGAATAAGAATTTTTTAGCACAAAAATCTAAAATCAAGGATGTGGAAAAGAATCACGAAAGTAACGATTGA
- a CDS encoding 50S ribosomal protein L25 — translation MELIVTSRKTGKKSFLKKIRQQGGIPAVLYSGGKSLANITVDALVFKKFLSNLESGALSSTVFSLSYEGRKIKALVKDIQYQITTYDVIHLDFEELIEDRSVKLNIPIRCINAVDCIGVKLGGSLRQIIRSVRVVCKPKDIVPFLELDVQAVGLSQTRKLSDIKIPSGIEPITPLKEVAITVSRR, via the coding sequence ATGGAGCTTATAGTTACAAGTCGAAAGACTGGTAAAAAATCTTTTCTTAAGAAAATTCGTCAACAGGGAGGAATTCCTGCTGTACTCTATTCTGGAGGGAAGAGTCTTGCTAATATCACAGTTGATGCACTTGTGTTTAAGAAGTTTTTATCTAATTTGGAAAGCGGAGCTCTGTCTTCCACAGTCTTTTCCTTATCTTATGAAGGACGTAAAATTAAAGCTCTAGTTAAAGATATCCAATATCAAATAACTACTTACGATGTCATCCATTTAGATTTTGAAGAACTTATAGAGGATCGTTCTGTAAAATTAAATATCCCTATTCGTTGTATCAATGCTGTAGATTGTATTGGAGTTAAGTTGGGAGGGTCTTTAAGGCAAATTATCCGTTCTGTTCGTGTCGTATGTAAACCCAAAGATATTGTGCCTTTCTTAGAACTTGATGTGCAGGCTGTTGGACTTTCTCAAACGAGAAAATTATCTGATATAAAGATCCCTAGTGGAATTGAACCAATTACACCTCTGAAAGAAGTTGCTATAACCGTTTCTAGAAGGTAA
- the rpsR gene encoding 30S ribosomal protein S18: MNKPVHNNEHRRKRFNKKCPFISAGWKTIDYKDVETLKKFITERGKVLPRRITGVSSRFQGVLSQAIKRARHLGLLPFVGED; this comes from the coding sequence ATGAATAAGCCTGTTCATAATAATGAACATAGAAGGAAGCGTTTTAATAAAAAATGCCCCTTTATTTCCGCAGGTTGGAAAACAATAGATTATAAGGATGTTGAAACCTTAAAAAAATTTATTACTGAAAGAGGTAAGGTATTACCCAGAAGAATTACAGGTGTTTCTTCCCGTTTCCAAGGCGTGCTATCTCAAGCAATCAAAAGAGCTCGCCATTTAGGGTTGTTACCTTTTGTTGGAGAAGATTAA
- the glgA gene encoding glycogen synthase GlgA, which produces MRIVQVAVEFTPIIKVGGLGDAVASLSKELAKQHDVEILIPYYPLIFKSSLSHVLSERSFYYEFLGKQQASAISYSYEGLTLTIIKLDSQIDFFSTTLVYCDNSVVSFSAFAAAAAAYLQETEPPDIVHLHDWHVGLLAGLLKHPLSRVHAKLVFTIHNFGYRGYCSTQMLAASQIDDFHLSHYQLFRDPQTSVIMKGALYCSDYVTTVSLTYVQEIINDYSDYELHDAILAKNSVFSGIINGIDEDVWNPETDPALAVNYDASLLSQPEVLFTKKEENKAALYTKLGMSLDYSPLVCVISRVVEEKGPEFMKEIILHAMENSYAFILIGTSQNDYLLNQFRNLQECLANSPNIRLILDFNDSLARLTYAASDMICVPSHREACGLTQLIAMRYGTVPLVRKTGGLADTVIPGVNGFTFSDTNNFKEFRDMLSNALTTYLEQPDIWFNLIEAGMLRESGLDTMAANYQNLYQSLLS; this is translated from the coding sequence ATGAGAATCGTGCAAGTCGCTGTCGAATTCACTCCTATTATTAAGGTCGGAGGTTTAGGCGATGCTGTAGCAAGCTTATCCAAGGAATTGGCAAAACAACATGACGTCGAAATCCTAATCCCCTACTATCCTTTAATTTTTAAATCCTCGTTATCCCATGTTCTTTCTGAACGCTCTTTTTATTACGAATTTTTAGGAAAACAACAGGCTTCTGCAATTTCTTATTCTTATGAGGGACTCACACTTACTATAATTAAGCTAGATTCGCAAATAGATTTTTTTTCAACAACATTAGTGTACTGTGACAATAGCGTAGTATCTTTCTCTGCTTTTGCAGCTGCAGCTGCAGCTTATCTTCAAGAAACAGAGCCTCCTGATATTGTACACTTACATGACTGGCATGTTGGTTTACTTGCAGGGTTACTTAAACATCCTCTTAGCCGTGTGCATGCAAAACTTGTCTTTACCATACATAATTTTGGTTATAGAGGATATTGCAGTACACAAATGCTGGCTGCATCGCAAATTGATGATTTTCATTTAAGTCATTACCAACTATTTCGTGATCCACAAACTTCAGTCATAATGAAGGGAGCTTTGTATTGTTCAGACTATGTCACTACAGTATCTCTTACTTATGTTCAGGAAATCATAAATGATTATTCTGATTACGAACTTCATGATGCTATTTTAGCAAAAAATTCTGTTTTTTCTGGCATTATCAATGGAATTGACGAAGACGTCTGGAATCCAGAGACTGATCCTGCTTTAGCAGTCAATTATGATGCGAGCTTATTAAGTCAACCTGAAGTCCTCTTCACTAAAAAAGAAGAGAATAAAGCTGCTTTATATACAAAATTAGGGATGAGCTTAGACTATTCTCCTTTGGTTTGCGTTATTTCACGTGTTGTTGAAGAGAAGGGTCCAGAATTCATGAAGGAAATCATTTTACATGCCATGGAAAATAGCTATGCCTTTATATTGATTGGGACAAGCCAAAATGATTATCTCCTTAACCAGTTTCGCAATTTACAAGAGTGTTTAGCAAATTCACCTAATATCCGGTTAATTTTAGATTTTAATGATTCTTTAGCACGGTTAACTTACGCTGCTTCTGATATGATCTGTGTCCCTTCACATAGAGAGGCATGCGGTCTTACACAACTGATCGCCATGCGTTATGGCACAGTTCCTTTAGTTCGAAAAACTGGAGGACTTGCTGATACAGTAATTCCTGGAGTAAACGGTTTTACTTTTTCTGATACAAATAACTTTAAAGAATTCCGAGACATGCTTAGTAATGCTTTAACGACATACCTTGAGCAACCAGATATTTGGTTTAATTTGATTGAGGCAGGAATGCTACGCGAATCTGGCTTAGATACTATGGCTGCAAATTATCAGAACCTATATCAATCGTTACTTTCGTGA